The Primulina eburnea isolate SZY01 unplaced genomic scaffold, ASM2296580v1 ctg3_ERROPOS2889059, whole genome shotgun sequence genome includes a region encoding these proteins:
- the LOC140821069 gene encoding major allergen Pru ar 1-like, whose product MGVLTYTEEHASAICPKRIFKASILDSINLIPKLLPHVIKSMEFLQGNDGVGSIKRVSFCSGSDLKSLKYQIDELNEETYSYCYTVIEGDTLMDNLDKITHEIKLEAAPDGGTFSKVTSTYYTKVDFSLTEKEIKPGKEKVLGVYKAVKAYLIQNPSAYA is encoded by the exons ATGGGTGTCCTTACTTATACAGAAGAGCACGCTTCTGCAATCTGTCCAAAAAGAATCTTTAAAGCCTCAATTCTAGACTCCATTAACTTGATCCCAAAACTTCTCCCACATGTAATTAAAAGCATGGAATTTCTTCAAGGCAACGATGGAGTGGGAAGCATAAAACGGGTTAGTTTTTGCT caggTAGTGATCTTAAATCTTTGAAGTATCAGATCGATGAACTTAACGAAGAGACATACAGTTATTGCTATACGGTGATTGAAGGGGATACTTTAATGGACAATCTTGATAAGATTACACATGAAATCAAGTTGGAAGCAGCACCAGATGGGGGTACATTTTCTAAGGTGACCAGCACTTATTACACAAAAGTCGATTTCTCGCTGACAGAGAAAGAGATAAAACCCGGGAAAGAGAAAGTATTGGGAGTTTACAAGGCTGTGAAGGCTTATCTGATCCAGAACCCCAGTGCTTATGCTTGA